One Turneriella parva DSM 21527 genomic region harbors:
- a CDS encoding pyridoxal-phosphate dependent enzyme → MLLQLPNPWGLDLWLLKSNETAPHLGGNKFHKLRGYLESAKRRSTGTLITMAGAHSNHLRAFAALSRREQLRAHAIIRGDELRDYTRHSAELRFALDQGVDLSFVSRAAYRELREAVSTADRAALVPDAPWREAVFVPEGGLGAEGVTGVKDWAREASGFEHVFIACATGTTCAGFLQAAHENQKICGVAVLENAAAIERAIHLLAPEHESRFELLNDYVFSGFASTTDELKVIAAEYSTLWQITIDTTYMARAVKAVRDRAMSGKHKGRALLVYTYNE, encoded by the coding sequence ATGCTGTTGCAGCTGCCCAACCCATGGGGCCTCGACCTATGGCTTTTGAAGTCAAATGAAACGGCGCCGCACCTTGGCGGTAACAAATTTCATAAACTGCGCGGTTATCTTGAAAGCGCAAAACGACGGTCGACTGGTACGCTCATCACCATGGCCGGGGCGCATTCAAACCACCTGCGTGCATTCGCCGCACTCAGCCGGCGCGAACAGCTGCGGGCGCATGCGATCATTCGCGGCGACGAGCTTAGAGATTACACGAGGCATTCGGCCGAGCTTCGCTTTGCTCTCGATCAGGGGGTGGATTTATCTTTTGTATCCCGCGCGGCATACCGTGAGCTGCGTGAGGCGGTGTCGACCGCTGACCGCGCGGCTCTGGTGCCCGATGCGCCATGGCGCGAGGCAGTCTTTGTGCCCGAAGGCGGCCTCGGCGCAGAGGGCGTCACGGGAGTCAAAGACTGGGCGCGCGAGGCGTCTGGGTTTGAGCATGTCTTTATCGCCTGCGCGACCGGCACGACCTGCGCGGGTTTCTTGCAGGCTGCGCACGAGAACCAGAAAATCTGCGGAGTTGCTGTGCTCGAGAATGCAGCCGCAATTGAGCGGGCAATCCATCTTTTGGCGCCTGAACATGAATCACGGTTTGAGCTTCTGAACGACTATGTATTTTCAGGCTTTGCCAGCACGACCGATGAACTTAAAGTGATCGCGGCCGAATACAGTACGCTCTGGCAGATAACCATCGACACAACCTATATGGCGCGCGCAGTGAAGGCAGTGCGCGACCGGGCAATGAGCGGTAAGCACAAAGGGAGGGCGCTGCTGGTTTATACGTACAATGAATGA
- a CDS encoding VOC family protein, with translation MKLQLGQVAVVVADYGEAISFYTEKLGFTLTEDTQLSDTKRWVVVTPPGSACSVLIAKAVTPEQHAAIGNQTGGRVFLFLYTDDIARDFRNFSERGVTFVREPAAAEFGTAAVFKDLYGNLWDLIERH, from the coding sequence ATGAAACTGCAACTCGGTCAGGTCGCGGTCGTCGTCGCCGATTATGGCGAGGCGATCAGCTTCTACACCGAAAAACTTGGCTTTACTCTCACCGAAGATACGCAGCTCAGCGACACAAAACGCTGGGTCGTGGTGACTCCCCCGGGGTCTGCGTGCAGCGTGCTCATCGCCAAAGCCGTGACGCCTGAACAGCATGCAGCCATTGGCAACCAAACCGGCGGGCGGGTGTTTCTGTTTCTTTATACCGACGACATTGCCCGCGATTTCAGAAACTTTTCAGAGCGGGGAGTTACGTTCGTGCGCGAACCGGCCGCGGCTGAATTCGGCACCGCCGCAGTTTTCAAAGACCTCTACGGCAACCTGTGGGATCTGATCGAACGCCACTAA
- a CDS encoding tetratricopeptide repeat protein, with translation MRTALKTLLFATTFAASAQKVAPESAYEKALAYFEQKNFDACITAIRPAIKDPSTSSGQAQLRVLVAHCHAGKKNYADAIAHLRIVADENEARTDVREDIVALLLAQGKYREARKVGYRYAAAMKEDGKPVPAALTLNVARAELGYGKPSAALSLAREAKQSDNAEIKYGGLITETRALIALGNLAEADIALSYAESMRDADVHAMLRANIAELQWAQQKFPEDKRADVVAAYEKLGRSENTEIKTAATRNLERVKAIKAP, from the coding sequence ATGCGCACCGCACTAAAGACACTGCTTTTTGCCACGACCTTCGCGGCGTCTGCGCAGAAAGTAGCCCCCGAATCAGCCTATGAGAAGGCGCTCGCGTACTTTGAACAGAAGAACTTTGACGCCTGCATCACCGCGATTCGCCCAGCAATAAAAGACCCTTCGACAAGCTCAGGGCAGGCGCAACTCAGGGTGCTCGTCGCCCATTGCCACGCAGGCAAGAAAAACTATGCCGATGCCATCGCACACCTGCGCATCGTTGCCGATGAAAACGAGGCCCGCACCGACGTGCGCGAAGATATTGTCGCTCTGCTGCTGGCGCAGGGCAAATACCGTGAGGCGCGTAAGGTCGGTTACCGCTACGCCGCGGCCATGAAAGAAGACGGCAAGCCTGTTCCCGCCGCACTCACGCTCAATGTGGCACGCGCCGAACTCGGTTATGGCAAACCTTCTGCAGCGCTGAGTCTCGCGCGAGAAGCAAAGCAGAGCGACAATGCAGAGATCAAGTACGGGGGATTAATCACCGAGACGCGCGCGCTGATCGCGCTCGGCAACCTCGCCGAAGCAGACATCGCGCTGAGTTATGCCGAGTCTATGCGCGACGCAGATGTGCACGCAATGTTGCGTGCCAATATTGCTGAACTGCAATGGGCGCAGCAGAAGTTTCCCGAAGATAAGCGCGCCGATGTGGTGGCAGCCTACGAGAAGCTAGGTCGCTCAGAAAATACGGAAATCAAAACAGCGGCAACACGCAACCTTGAACGTGTCAAAGCCATCAAAGCGCCTTGA
- a CDS encoding SDR family NAD(P)-dependent oxidoreductase, with amino-acid sequence MCSLICSLRFSAINTDKKIAFITGASSGFGAAIAEKFASRGYKLVLLARRLERLQALAGKLNTECHAIGCDVRESAQLSDAVANLPADFAAVDILINNAGLALGLEPAHEAEWADWQQMIETNCTAVARLTRLIAPGMVARGRGHIVMLGSVAGSYAYPGGNVYGATKAFVEQLSRNLRADLSQHGIRVTHIAPGLAGGSEFSQVRFHGDAAKAASVYAGTEPLRPADIAECVDWAVLQPQHVNINSIELMPTCQAPGPLAVYRRPQG; translated from the coding sequence ATTTGTTCTCTAATTTGTTCTCTGAGGTTCTCTGCCATCAACACAGATAAAAAAATTGCATTCATTACCGGTGCTTCAAGCGGTTTCGGCGCCGCGATTGCAGAGAAATTTGCTTCACGAGGATATAAACTCGTTCTGTTGGCACGCCGCCTCGAAAGGCTGCAGGCACTCGCGGGAAAATTAAACACCGAGTGCCATGCCATCGGCTGTGACGTGCGCGAGAGTGCGCAGCTCAGCGATGCCGTCGCGAATTTGCCCGCCGATTTCGCCGCGGTCGATATCCTCATTAACAACGCGGGTTTGGCTCTCGGACTCGAGCCTGCGCATGAGGCCGAGTGGGCAGACTGGCAGCAGATGATCGAAACCAATTGCACTGCGGTTGCCCGCCTGACAAGGCTCATTGCGCCTGGCATGGTGGCGCGTGGTCGTGGCCACATAGTAATGCTGGGCTCGGTTGCCGGCAGCTATGCTTACCCCGGTGGCAATGTCTATGGCGCGACGAAGGCATTCGTCGAGCAGCTCTCGAGAAATCTCAGGGCCGATTTGTCCCAGCACGGCATTCGCGTGACGCATATTGCGCCGGGTCTCGCGGGTGGCAGCGAATTTTCACAGGTGCGTTTTCACGGTGATGCGGCTAAGGCTGCGTCTGTCTATGCCGGCACAGAGCCGCTGAGGCCCGCCGACATCGCCGAATGCGTCGATTGGGCGGTTCTGCAGCCGCAGCATGTCAACATCAACAGCATTGAACTTATGCCGACCTGCCAGGCTCCGGGGCCACTCGCAGTCTATCGCAGGCCTCAAGGTTGA
- a CDS encoding L-threonylcarbamoyladenylate synthase has product MRLYLHSDNPEPRLVKQLVEKLKGGSLLVLPTDTVYAFVTLAQNKDSIAQIQRIKDLPKHKALTLYCRDFSQMSTYVRTQGNQLFRFMKDILPGPYTLIFDAAKSLPHYAVTKQNTVGIRIVEHPLIAALLAQLDLPLMGSSLDLPPEDMHDFEEIADRYESRVDAVVECGPVSGAYSTILDVRTWPPTLIREGLGAVPEGLPEA; this is encoded by the coding sequence ATGCGACTCTACCTGCATTCCGACAACCCCGAACCCAGGCTCGTCAAACAGCTTGTCGAAAAATTAAAAGGGGGATCTCTACTCGTTCTGCCAACCGATACCGTCTATGCATTCGTCACGCTGGCGCAGAACAAAGACAGCATCGCGCAGATTCAGCGCATCAAAGATTTACCCAAACACAAGGCGCTGACGCTTTATTGCCGCGACTTTTCGCAGATGAGCACCTACGTGCGCACACAGGGCAACCAGCTCTTTCGCTTTATGAAAGATATTCTGCCGGGGCCTTACACGTTGATCTTCGATGCGGCAAAAAGCCTGCCGCACTATGCGGTCACCAAACAAAATACCGTCGGCATTCGTATCGTTGAACATCCGCTGATTGCTGCGCTTCTGGCACAGCTCGATCTGCCGCTGATGGGCAGCTCGCTCGACCTGCCGCCCGAAGATATGCATGACTTTGAAGAGATTGCCGATCGCTACGAAAGCCGCGTCGATGCAGTCGTCGAGTGCGGCCCTGTCAGCGGTGCGTATTCGACGATTCTCGACGTGCGCACCTGGCCGCCGACTCTGATACGCGAAGGCCTCGGGGCCGTACCCGAAGGTCTGCCCGAGGCATAA
- a CDS encoding PilZ domain-containing protein, whose translation MHNPPEADAAAKARKIIDHAQLHQITEKLFSRLPIHIVENNQKNPARALQYVHPHLEILHQMAPAQSRTLLLTKDDHSMMLECSVISRTDKGTEILKPLRLYLTKRGIRHENRVAISGSELAGQVRNVIPHPEFYRVNAGTSSGRDATLLQYANAIKELVPECVVKFELQRTNRLTVRMKKLQEFNLPVFAPDMTRQRQGDEQNVVAMPHSEYEQVMRSDGLPGDYIGEICEPLRYRGVLIVGYVQVFSTRAPLNISQYHTVRQLMRRLERDLDAKRCYPDNPISGKIVDVSHGGLGFIYTGQRSVLSTAGVGDKIVLDAHFAAENVATFSGKIMNMTSLENGRRYGIEFEGLSEAGETALKAML comes from the coding sequence ATGCACAACCCACCAGAAGCCGATGCAGCAGCCAAGGCGCGCAAAATTATCGATCACGCACAATTGCACCAGATTACCGAGAAACTGTTTTCCCGTCTGCCGATTCACATCGTTGAAAATAACCAGAAGAATCCGGCGCGCGCACTACAGTATGTACACCCGCATCTCGAGATTCTACACCAGATGGCGCCGGCGCAATCGCGCACGCTGCTCTTGACGAAAGACGACCATTCGATGATGCTCGAATGCAGCGTTATCAGCAGAACCGATAAGGGCACTGAAATTCTCAAGCCGCTGCGGCTCTACCTGACAAAGCGCGGCATTCGCCATGAAAACCGCGTGGCCATTTCGGGCAGCGAACTTGCGGGCCAGGTGCGCAATGTGATTCCGCATCCCGAATTTTACCGGGTGAACGCAGGCACGAGCAGCGGCCGCGATGCAACGCTGTTACAATACGCAAATGCCATTAAAGAGCTCGTGCCAGAGTGCGTGGTGAAGTTCGAGCTACAGCGCACAAACCGACTGACCGTGCGCATGAAAAAGCTGCAAGAATTTAACCTTCCGGTTTTTGCACCCGACATGACGCGGCAGAGGCAGGGCGACGAACAAAATGTTGTTGCGATGCCGCATAGTGAATATGAACAGGTTATGCGCTCCGACGGTCTGCCGGGCGACTATATCGGCGAAATTTGCGAGCCGCTGCGCTATCGTGGCGTACTGATTGTCGGTTATGTGCAGGTATTCAGTACACGGGCGCCGCTGAATATCAGCCAATACCATACCGTGCGGCAACTGATGCGGCGCCTCGAGCGCGATCTCGACGCCAAGAGGTGTTACCCAGATAACCCGATATCGGGTAAAATCGTCGACGTGAGCCACGGCGGGTTAGGGTTTATCTACACCGGGCAGCGCAGCGTTCTCTCGACTGCCGGCGTCGGCGATAAGATCGTGCTCGATGCGCACTTCGCAGCCGAAAACGTCGCGACTTTCAGCGGCAAAATCATGAACATGACCTCGCTTGAGAACGGCCGGCGTTACGGCATTGAATTTGAAGGCCTCTCAGAAGCCGGCGAAACCGCACTCAAAGCCATGCTCTAA
- a CDS encoding succinylglutamate desuccinylase/aspartoacylase family protein, with amino-acid sequence MHSPSELAAALAPGEWLKNFIPFEEDGSQRSWLMPYLFAHGAKPGRKVTIIAAIHGDELNGVRMLHELANLLQGTEINGSLCLVPVANLMGYANHSRYLPDRRDLNRMFPGLKDGSEGARLAHFLWTNFVAQADYIVDVHSGSYNRWNFPHLRGNMKDETMREWARNLEGQVVLTSSGVAGSLRKEAGKVGKPVFLIEAGETGRFEKDILRRGLRLLLQILVSLESIDRGVLAEVSARFDTEIGVPDHPTGYYRKAVWQRATHAGLFMPQVAPGERVAVGQPLGFITDLFGERRAEILSEQTGFILGMHLHPQVVPGRALFHIAYDFKEL; translated from the coding sequence GTGCATTCGCCCTCAGAACTTGCCGCCGCGCTCGCACCCGGCGAATGGCTGAAAAATTTTATTCCCTTTGAAGAAGATGGCTCGCAGCGTTCGTGGCTGATGCCCTACCTCTTTGCGCACGGGGCGAAACCAGGCCGCAAAGTAACGATCATTGCTGCCATTCACGGCGACGAACTCAACGGCGTGCGCATGCTGCACGAACTCGCGAACCTTTTGCAGGGCACAGAGATCAACGGGTCGCTTTGCCTGGTGCCGGTGGCGAACCTCATGGGTTACGCCAACCACTCGCGCTATCTGCCCGACCGCCGCGACCTCAACCGCATGTTTCCCGGGCTCAAAGACGGCTCTGAGGGCGCGCGGCTGGCGCACTTCTTGTGGACGAATTTCGTCGCGCAGGCCGACTACATCGTTGACGTGCATTCGGGCAGCTATAACCGCTGGAACTTTCCGCACCTGCGCGGTAACATGAAAGATGAAACGATGCGCGAGTGGGCACGAAATCTTGAAGGTCAGGTGGTATTGACAAGTTCGGGCGTCGCAGGCTCGTTGCGCAAAGAGGCGGGCAAAGTAGGTAAGCCGGTGTTTCTGATTGAAGCCGGTGAAACCGGTCGGTTCGAAAAAGACATTCTGCGGCGTGGTTTGCGCCTGCTTCTGCAGATTCTGGTCTCACTCGAATCGATCGACCGCGGTGTGCTGGCTGAAGTCTCTGCGCGTTTTGATACTGAAATTGGCGTCCCCGACCATCCGACCGGGTATTACCGCAAAGCGGTGTGGCAGCGCGCAACGCACGCCGGGCTGTTTATGCCGCAGGTTGCACCTGGTGAACGCGTCGCTGTAGGGCAGCCGCTCGGTTTTATCACCGATCTTTTTGGCGAGCGCCGTGCAGAAATTCTTTCAGAACAGACAGGGTTCATTCTCGGCATGCACCTTCACCCTCAGGTCGTGCCCGGCCGCGCGTTGTTTCATATTGCTTATGACTTCAAAGAACTATGA
- the mtaB gene encoding tRNA (N(6)-L-threonylcarbamoyladenosine(37)-C(2))-methylthiotransferase MtaB, giving the protein MSRAEDVHPRTALIHFGCRLNQFESDGIKANLEDNAHTLTQNLREADFVVVNTCTVTNKADYKNRAAIRRAHRLNPLAKIVVTGCYATTDAEELRSLPGVYRVVSNDQKHRIAEVIAGGEADSSNNRFFFSSRHDFKSRATLKIQDGCNKSCSYCKIPQARGRGVSRDTQNTLDTARELIDAGFGELVLTGVNIGWFNDNGTGFHALVEQILNLPGDFQLRISSIEPGDVDERFAAFFEHPKMAKFLHIPLQSGSKFVLRTMRRGYTPDNFMRRIEKVRVLCPDVHIGTDVIVGFPSEGDAEFAETLAFCREADFANIHIFPFSKRRNTPIVDWLLRRQGSAPATRREYKEIHGAVIRERAAELSRLKKSMADAYIARMSGKTFAAIAERIETDTVHFLTENYLRGVMPLSEMPSLRRGQRFFIEWSAQRLAPEKSLRERITL; this is encoded by the coding sequence GTGTCGCGTGCCGAGGACGTCCATCCAAGGACTGCCCTAATCCATTTCGGCTGCAGGCTGAACCAGTTCGAAAGCGACGGCATCAAGGCAAACCTTGAAGACAATGCGCACACGCTGACGCAGAATCTGCGAGAGGCAGATTTTGTCGTCGTGAATACCTGCACGGTCACCAACAAGGCAGATTACAAGAACCGTGCGGCGATTCGCCGCGCGCACCGCCTCAACCCTCTTGCGAAAATCGTGGTGACAGGTTGTTATGCGACAACCGATGCCGAAGAGCTGCGGTCGCTGCCTGGCGTCTACCGGGTTGTCTCGAACGACCAGAAACACCGTATTGCAGAAGTTATCGCCGGCGGTGAGGCAGATAGCTCAAACAACCGCTTCTTTTTTTCGTCGCGCCACGATTTCAAGAGCCGCGCGACGCTCAAGATTCAAGACGGCTGCAACAAGAGCTGCAGCTACTGCAAAATTCCGCAGGCGCGGGGGCGCGGTGTTTCGCGCGACACGCAGAACACGCTTGATACGGCGCGCGAACTCATCGACGCTGGCTTTGGCGAACTCGTGCTCACAGGCGTCAACATCGGCTGGTTCAACGATAACGGCACGGGTTTTCACGCGCTCGTTGAACAGATTCTGAATTTGCCCGGCGATTTTCAGCTGCGTATAAGCTCCATAGAACCCGGCGATGTCGACGAAAGATTCGCGGCATTTTTTGAGCACCCGAAGATGGCAAAATTTCTGCATATTCCGCTGCAGTCGGGTTCAAAGTTCGTTCTGCGCACGATGCGCCGGGGGTACACCCCCGACAACTTCATGCGCCGCATCGAGAAGGTTCGCGTGCTCTGCCCCGATGTGCACATCGGTACCGATGTGATTGTCGGCTTTCCCTCAGAGGGTGACGCCGAGTTCGCAGAGACGCTGGCATTCTGCCGCGAGGCTGATTTTGCCAACATTCATATTTTCCCGTTTTCAAAGCGGCGCAACACACCGATCGTCGATTGGCTGTTGCGGCGGCAAGGCAGTGCGCCCGCAACCCGGCGCGAATACAAAGAAATTCACGGGGCAGTTATTCGCGAACGTGCGGCAGAACTTTCGCGCTTAAAGAAGTCGATGGCCGACGCCTATATCGCGCGCATGTCTGGCAAAACCTTTGCGGCTATCGCCGAACGTATTGAGACTGACACGGTTCATTTTCTGACAGAAAATTATCTGCGTGGCGTCATGCCGCTCTCTGAAATGCCGAGCCTAAGGCGCGGCCAGCGCTTCTTCATCGAGTGGTCGGCCCAACGGCTCGCCCCTGAAAAAAGCCTGCGCGAACGTATCACTCTTTGA
- a CDS encoding MarR family winged helix-turn-helix transcriptional regulator: MLMPANPLMSHQNAPSAVLLIRGGRIAASMLEGKLSKLGLTVPYATILTALLEHGSKSATDLCILTMRERANMSVLLGKLRKIEYVSETPNPLDARSQLISLTEKGRELAVECRQVTNEVSEIIDNFLQSQSEDPQKFKGALSEFLGKFHSLYV, encoded by the coding sequence ATGCTGATGCCCGCAAACCCTCTGATGTCTCACCAGAATGCGCCGAGCGCAGTGCTGCTGATTCGTGGCGGGCGCATTGCGGCGTCGATGCTTGAAGGCAAACTCTCGAAACTGGGCCTGACAGTGCCCTATGCAACAATTCTGACCGCCCTTCTCGAACACGGCTCGAAATCGGCCACCGACCTCTGCATTCTCACGATGCGTGAGCGCGCGAACATGAGTGTACTTTTGGGCAAGCTCAGAAAAATCGAATACGTTTCTGAAACACCCAACCCACTCGACGCGCGCAGCCAGTTAATATCGCTCACCGAAAAGGGCCGCGAACTCGCCGTCGAATGCCGCCAGGTGACGAATGAAGTCTCTGAAATCATCGACAACTTTTTGCAGTCGCAGAGCGAAGACCCTCAGAAGTTCAAGGGAGCACTCAGCGAATTTCTCGGCAAGTTTCATTCATTGTACGTATAA
- a CDS encoding DEAD/DEAH box helicase, with the protein MNLEQYLDSLRRSESANIRALIERPEKAAKFAEIPKALGPELRRVLKERGIEKLYSHQQQAVELYLAQQDFVVTTPTASGKTLCYLLPILHSKLKNPNGKHLFMFPTKALAQDQLAAYRGYADALGMSWNVNTFDGDTPEEERRAVRKAGDFILTNPDMLHSGIMPHHTIWKSFFENLETIVIDEMHTYIGVFGSHVANVLRRLNRLLEHYKPSRLTAIPGSGDPATSMSRGPRYIFCSATIANPAELANQLSGREFNAITESGAPEGRKYFLFYDPPFYEKLQIAESPYKAAARIGSGLIRNNIPTIFFARSRNRVEILTEFLRSRLPESLARKVRGYRGGFLPLERRQVERSLREGTTLGVVSTNALELGIDIGALNAVISIGYPGRMSSLYQQFGRAGRKKEPSLAVLIASPSALDQYLMRNPDYLFESKGEAAIVNPDNLLIYQDQIKCAAYELRFQQGDKFGEYPVDQFMDNLVEERVVLEKGGTYFWTSDTYPAANVSLRSAATDNFVIVDKTHAGNEKVIGEIDLFSAPLFIHDEAIYMHAGRHYYVNILKWDERRAEVTEVKSDYYTDAHEKVHRSILHLDEKRTEKKLTQHWGEVTLRRQAYLYKKIKIETSENLGWGQIHTPEIEMHTQGAWLDILPEALPQIPANFMSALLTRFAYLLRQLAPLVALCDRRDISVSSSYRDVHFGDHAIIFHDNYPGGVGLSHKLVSNYDALFALARQTVEQCSCEAGCPSCIGVWDAKTDGDADLPDDLKSPVRVLLQNLT; encoded by the coding sequence ATGAATCTTGAACAATACCTCGACTCGCTGCGCAGGAGTGAGTCGGCAAATATTCGTGCACTCATTGAGCGGCCCGAAAAAGCCGCAAAATTCGCAGAAATACCCAAGGCACTAGGGCCCGAGCTTCGCCGGGTCTTAAAAGAAAGGGGGATAGAGAAACTCTATTCGCACCAGCAGCAGGCCGTAGAGCTTTATCTCGCACAGCAAGACTTTGTCGTCACCACGCCGACAGCTTCGGGCAAAACGCTCTGTTACCTTCTGCCGATTCTGCATTCAAAACTCAAAAACCCGAATGGCAAGCACCTGTTTATGTTTCCGACCAAGGCGCTCGCGCAAGACCAGCTCGCTGCCTACCGGGGTTATGCCGATGCGCTCGGCATGTCGTGGAACGTGAACACTTTTGACGGTGATACCCCTGAAGAAGAGCGGCGCGCGGTCAGAAAGGCCGGTGATTTTATTCTCACGAACCCCGACATGCTGCACTCGGGTATCATGCCGCACCACACAATCTGGAAGTCATTTTTTGAGAACCTCGAGACGATTGTCATCGATGAAATGCACACCTACATCGGCGTCTTTGGCTCGCATGTGGCGAATGTGCTGCGGCGACTCAACCGCCTGCTCGAACATTACAAGCCCAGTCGCCTTACCGCCATCCCTGGCTCCGGCGACCCTGCGACCTCCATGTCGCGTGGCCCACGCTATATATTCTGCTCGGCAACCATAGCGAACCCTGCAGAACTGGCCAACCAGTTGTCGGGCCGTGAGTTTAACGCGATCACAGAATCGGGCGCGCCCGAGGGCAGAAAATATTTTCTCTTTTACGATCCGCCTTTTTACGAAAAATTGCAAATTGCTGAGTCGCCTTATAAGGCTGCGGCGCGCATCGGTTCGGGGCTTATTCGCAATAACATACCGACGATATTTTTCGCGCGCTCGCGCAACCGCGTCGAAATTCTGACCGAGTTCTTGCGCTCGCGGTTGCCCGAAAGTCTTGCGCGCAAGGTGCGTGGTTACAGGGGTGGTTTTCTGCCGCTCGAACGCCGGCAGGTTGAACGTTCGCTGCGCGAAGGCACGACGCTGGGTGTCGTGTCGACGAATGCGCTTGAACTGGGCATAGACATAGGGGCATTAAACGCCGTCATATCGATAGGTTACCCCGGGCGCATGAGCTCGCTCTACCAGCAGTTCGGCCGCGCGGGCAGAAAAAAAGAACCGTCGCTCGCGGTGCTGATTGCCTCGCCTTCGGCGCTCGATCAATACCTGATGCGCAACCCTGACTATCTGTTTGAAAGTAAAGGCGAAGCGGCGATTGTGAACCCCGACAATCTTCTTATCTATCAAGATCAGATTAAATGCGCCGCGTACGAGCTGCGCTTTCAGCAGGGCGACAAGTTCGGCGAGTACCCGGTGGATCAGTTCATGGATAACCTTGTTGAAGAGCGGGTCGTGCTCGAAAAAGGTGGCACCTATTTCTGGACGAGTGACACGTACCCGGCTGCCAATGTGTCGCTGCGCTCTGCTGCGACCGACAACTTTGTCATTGTCGATAAAACTCACGCGGGCAATGAAAAGGTAATCGGCGAGATTGATCTGTTCTCGGCGCCGCTCTTTATTCATGACGAAGCAATTTATATGCATGCGGGCCGGCACTATTATGTGAATATTCTCAAGTGGGATGAGCGCCGTGCTGAAGTCACTGAAGTTAAATCAGATTATTACACCGATGCACATGAAAAGGTGCACCGCAGTATTCTGCATCTCGACGAGAAGCGTACCGAAAAAAAACTGACGCAGCATTGGGGCGAGGTTACGCTGCGCCGACAGGCATACCTCTATAAGAAGATCAAGATTGAAACTTCAGAAAATCTGGGTTGGGGGCAGATACACACGCCTGAAATTGAAATGCATACACAGGGCGCGTGGCTTGATATTTTGCCCGAGGCATTGCCACAAATACCCGCGAATTTCATGAGCGCGCTGCTCACCCGGTTCGCTTACCTTTTGCGGCAGCTGGCGCCGCTCGTGGCGCTCTGCGACCGCCGTGATATTTCTGTCTCGTCAAGTTACCGCGACGTGCATTTTGGCGACCATGCCATCATCTTTCACGACAATTATCCCGGTGGGGTGGGGCTTTCGCACAAGCTGGTCAGCAACTACGACGCGCTCTTTGCGCTCGCGCGGCAGACGGTTGAACAATGCAGCTGTGAGGCCGGCTGCCCGTCTTGTATCGGGGTTTGGGATGCCAAAACCGATGGCGACGCCGACCTGCCAGACGATCTGAAAAGCCCGGTACGTGTGCTGCTGCAGAATCTCACGTAG